One segment of Halomarina pelagica DNA contains the following:
- a CDS encoding glycoside hydrolase family 32 protein: MEDYDVIWWHHDAPLAERERTTVRQCRDRLQTYLTGGGGLLLTHGAVLAAVDLDIERNAPDDVGRRTTESSGIHIRRLYEDHPLFEGIKDDPVLDSSGGSAFNVHYSDWTPHDADVLAAVYDDGDRRYNEKRVLEWAVGEGRVIGIGGGLRFSGDDPFSDSQSELLVNTLSYLSGAGETPATVGRPKGTSEFEAMREEITDSLHRPKYHFTAPANWLNDPNGLTHWNGRYHLFYQYNPAGPFHGTIHWGHAVSDDLVHWKDEPIALEPTPGSPDEHGCWSGCLVDDEGTPRILYTGGSGREQLPCLATATDGDLREWTKATTNPVIESPPRETNLFSSVDWQAEFRDHCLWREGNTWYQIIGSGLEREGGAALLFRSTDLLEWEYCHPLLTGDWSTDGPMWECPELLFFDEGALLHVSDYSSVSYFVGTYDTDTKKLSPEHKGVLDHGVFYAPQSFVDEMDRTIMFGWLKEDRSVEAQWDAGWSGVMSLPRLVSMTDERRPQIELPVELNNLRERHHDVSGLTVEPDATGHLSEITGDALEIRATIDARDACEFGFVLRRSPDGEEQTMVRCDVRHRRIVVDRSKSSRSDRVEDSDHSMPFELDDDGRLDVTIYLDRSVIELFTNDAQCLTSRIYPTRTDSVALDVYAAESAVTVDSLDIWELGSMREPQ, translated from the coding sequence GTGGAAGACTACGACGTCATCTGGTGGCACCACGATGCACCGCTGGCCGAGCGCGAGCGAACGACAGTACGGCAGTGTCGTGACCGACTGCAGACGTATCTAACTGGTGGCGGCGGACTTCTCCTCACCCACGGTGCCGTTTTGGCCGCAGTCGACCTCGATATAGAGCGAAACGCACCGGACGATGTCGGACGACGTACCACGGAGTCAAGCGGGATTCACATTCGACGGCTCTACGAGGATCACCCTCTCTTCGAGGGCATCAAGGACGATCCGGTGCTCGACAGCTCGGGGGGATCGGCGTTCAACGTCCATTACAGTGATTGGACGCCACACGACGCCGATGTGTTGGCAGCCGTCTACGACGATGGAGATCGACGATACAACGAGAAGCGAGTCCTGGAATGGGCAGTCGGTGAGGGGCGAGTCATCGGTATCGGCGGTGGACTCCGGTTCAGCGGTGACGATCCCTTCTCGGACTCACAGTCGGAGTTACTCGTGAACACGCTCTCGTACCTGTCAGGGGCTGGTGAGACGCCGGCGACGGTCGGTCGACCGAAGGGAACCTCGGAGTTCGAAGCGATGCGCGAGGAGATCACAGACTCGCTCCACCGTCCGAAGTACCATTTCACCGCTCCCGCGAACTGGCTCAACGACCCGAATGGGCTCACCCACTGGAACGGTCGCTACCATCTCTTCTATCAGTACAATCCGGCGGGGCCGTTTCACGGGACGATCCACTGGGGCCACGCGGTGAGCGACGATCTCGTCCATTGGAAGGACGAACCGATCGCATTGGAACCGACTCCCGGCTCGCCCGACGAACACGGGTGCTGGTCGGGGTGTCTCGTCGACGACGAGGGGACTCCCCGGATACTGTACACCGGCGGAAGCGGTCGGGAGCAGCTACCGTGTCTGGCGACGGCGACGGACGGTGATCTCCGAGAGTGGACGAAGGCGACGACGAACCCCGTAATCGAGTCACCACCCCGAGAAACGAATCTCTTTTCGAGCGTCGACTGGCAGGCGGAGTTCAGAGATCACTGTCTCTGGCGGGAGGGGAACACGTGGTACCAGATCATCGGTTCGGGCCTAGAGAGGGAAGGCGGCGCGGCGCTGCTGTTCCGTTCTACAGACCTTCTCGAGTGGGAGTACTGCCACCCCCTACTGACGGGGGACTGGTCGACGGACGGCCCCATGTGGGAGTGCCCCGAGCTGCTGTTCTTCGACGAAGGGGCACTCCTACACGTCTCCGACTACTCGTCGGTGTCCTATTTCGTCGGCACGTACGACACCGATACGAAGAAGCTGTCCCCGGAGCACAAGGGCGTACTCGATCACGGTGTGTTCTACGCCCCGCAATCGTTCGTCGACGAGATGGATCGAACGATCATGTTCGGTTGGTTGAAGGAAGATCGAAGCGTCGAAGCTCAGTGGGACGCCGGGTGGTCCGGCGTCATGTCCCTGCCGCGTCTCGTCTCCATGACTGACGAGAGACGGCCACAGATCGAACTTCCCGTCGAGCTGAATAACTTACGCGAGAGACACCACGACGTCTCGGGGCTGACCGTCGAACCGGACGCGACGGGGCACTTGAGCGAGATCACCGGTGACGCGTTAGAGATCCGGGCGACGATCGATGCGCGCGACGCCTGTGAGTTCGGATTCGTCCTCCGACGCTCACCGGATGGGGAAGAGCAAACGATGGTTCGATGCGACGTGCGCCACAGGAGAATCGTCGTGGATCGGTCGAAGTCGAGTCGAAGTGACCGAGTCGAGGACAGCGACCACTCGATGCCGTTCGAACTGGACGACGACGGACGCCTCGACGTCACGATCTACCTCGACAGATCCGTCATCGAACTGTTTACCAACGACGCCCAGTGCCTCACGAGCCGTATCTATCCGACGAGGACCGACAGCGTCGCGCTCGACGTGTACGCCGCGGAGTCAGCTGTGACCGTCGATTCGCTCGACATCTGGGAACTCGGTTCGATGCGCGAACCGCAGTAG